From Zavarzinella sp., one genomic window encodes:
- a CDS encoding HEAT repeat domain-containing protein gives MMTTLRLLRVAIPLLGMGLLLIPGNETMLSQSKKGNKNKSEQNAPVKLEPIPQPPRDAKRPELPASTLPLQFIDGERIAFVGNSTAERMNLFGHFETMLHLKFPQKKLRVRNFARPADEVSKRQRSNDYTKIDDPLFTFAPDTIFCFFGGNESYEGAAGLKAFVAEYEKMLDEFASRYPRDLAKSPPRFVLVSPIAFEATGDPFLPSGKSENENLKLYADAVKAVAEKRKLAFVDVFTPTSKTFSASNAKKYTINGLHVNDAGDKFVAEQLHQQLFGNGKVEASLTEYEQLKSAVINKSWYHSQDYRMLNGWYVYGGRRTFDTETFPREYAKIRNMVAVRDQYVWDIAAGKDVADQPDDSKTGELYVPPTRFGNPRQKYSEAEELRYLTPDEFIKSCTVPPGMKIELFADETKFPDLAKPVQINFDNKGRLWVACMPNYPQWKPGDPPANDRLLILEDTDGDGKADKSTVFYDKLHCPTGFEFFNGGVLVMDQPRILWLKDNDGDDKADEVVHLFDGWASDDTHHRGGFEWNHGGRLHLLEGIATSTTLETPWGPHRSQGAGGAYVIDPRSLKIRQFSLPGMYNMWCYVFDEWGQGIVGDGTTANHAWDTPLSGAQFSGRKGLNFVFNQEGMRPALGCEWLVSRNLPKEVQKQFTYACVINMNGLPRFTIADDGAGFAGQRIKQDGKPFDLIRSTDKHFRPGDPQIGPDGALWFCDWANALIGHMQYSQRDPNRDHQRGRVYRLVGIDQPLVKPVTQFGKPVKEILEQFREYEWRARYRARRELHDRPASEVLPVVAEWVKNLPENDPIYDRLLCEALWVQQAHHKIDRNLLAKVLKSKTYQARAAAIRILSDESGYVEQPLDLLIPMVKDEHPRVRTEAVRALSFFQTPEAMAAIVDATKMPMDYWTRYTIEHAIGANEVAWRPDYLAGRIAKGTEAEKMMSSHLASSKQGGAAAPFLKTLLDANETSVETKNKAMTALAGLKGNPSRGREVFVRNCTACHRVGNGEGQDYGPNLEKVATRMVRYKIVESLIDPNAEIDMKYLSTRLELLDGATITGLVVKEDKQKLEIFDGKDKKVVAIADIAERKTLKQSSMPEGQPATMAPVEFLDLVEYLSTLK, from the coding sequence CGGAACAAAACGCACCAGTCAAACTGGAGCCTATTCCGCAGCCACCACGTGATGCCAAACGACCTGAACTGCCAGCCAGCACGCTGCCATTGCAATTTATCGATGGCGAACGCATTGCATTTGTGGGGAACAGTACTGCAGAACGAATGAATCTGTTTGGCCATTTTGAGACAATGCTGCACCTGAAGTTCCCACAAAAGAAGTTGCGGGTACGTAACTTTGCCCGGCCCGCCGATGAGGTAAGCAAGCGGCAACGATCAAACGACTACACCAAAATCGATGACCCGTTATTTACATTTGCACCAGACACCATTTTCTGCTTCTTTGGCGGAAACGAATCCTACGAAGGTGCTGCTGGTTTGAAGGCATTTGTCGCAGAATACGAGAAAATGCTGGACGAATTTGCCTCTCGCTACCCACGCGATCTGGCAAAATCTCCCCCACGTTTTGTGCTGGTTTCTCCAATTGCATTCGAAGCGACGGGTGATCCTTTTCTGCCCAGCGGAAAATCAGAAAACGAAAACCTGAAGCTATATGCCGATGCGGTGAAAGCCGTTGCAGAAAAGCGAAAACTGGCGTTTGTGGATGTTTTTACTCCTACCTCGAAAACCTTTTCTGCCAGTAACGCGAAAAAATACACGATTAACGGTCTTCATGTGAATGACGCGGGGGACAAGTTTGTTGCGGAACAACTGCACCAGCAATTGTTTGGAAATGGCAAAGTGGAAGCCAGCCTGACAGAGTACGAGCAGTTGAAATCGGCAGTTATTAACAAATCGTGGTATCACAGTCAGGATTATCGCATGCTGAATGGCTGGTACGTTTATGGTGGCCGCCGCACATTCGATACTGAGACCTTCCCACGGGAATATGCCAAGATTCGCAATATGGTTGCTGTGCGTGATCAATATGTGTGGGATATTGCAGCGGGCAAAGACGTTGCGGACCAGCCAGACGATAGTAAAACCGGCGAGTTGTATGTGCCTCCCACGCGGTTTGGTAACCCACGACAGAAATATTCAGAAGCGGAAGAGTTGCGATATTTAACTCCGGATGAGTTCATCAAGTCGTGTACCGTCCCACCTGGGATGAAAATTGAATTATTCGCTGATGAAACCAAATTCCCAGATCTGGCCAAGCCAGTCCAGATCAATTTCGACAACAAAGGTCGGCTGTGGGTGGCATGCATGCCAAATTACCCACAATGGAAGCCAGGTGATCCACCTGCAAATGATCGTTTGTTGATTCTGGAAGATACTGATGGTGACGGCAAGGCAGATAAAAGCACGGTCTTTTACGACAAGCTGCACTGTCCCACTGGGTTTGAATTTTTCAACGGTGGCGTGCTGGTGATGGATCAGCCACGCATTTTGTGGCTGAAAGACAACGATGGCGATGACAAGGCCGACGAAGTAGTCCACTTGTTCGATGGCTGGGCATCTGATGATACCCACCACCGTGGTGGCTTTGAATGGAATCATGGTGGTCGCCTGCATCTTCTGGAAGGTATTGCCACCAGCACTACGCTGGAAACACCCTGGGGCCCGCACCGCAGCCAGGGTGCAGGTGGGGCTTATGTAATTGATCCTCGGTCGTTGAAAATCCGCCAGTTCTCTTTGCCAGGCATGTACAACATGTGGTGCTACGTGTTCGATGAATGGGGCCAGGGGATCGTGGGTGATGGCACCACTGCAAACCATGCCTGGGATACCCCGCTGTCTGGTGCGCAGTTTTCTGGTCGCAAAGGCTTGAATTTTGTGTTTAATCAGGAAGGGATGCGGCCTGCCCTGGGTTGCGAATGGCTGGTGAGTCGAAATCTTCCCAAAGAAGTGCAGAAGCAGTTCACCTATGCGTGCGTGATCAACATGAATGGATTGCCACGCTTCACGATTGCCGATGACGGTGCTGGATTTGCTGGCCAACGAATTAAACAGGATGGCAAGCCATTCGACTTGATCCGTTCTACAGATAAGCATTTCCGACCTGGTGATCCCCAGATCGGTCCGGATGGTGCGTTGTGGTTCTGCGACTGGGCTAATGCCTTGATTGGCCACATGCAATATTCTCAGCGAGATCCCAACCGCGACCATCAGCGGGGCCGTGTTTATCGTCTGGTGGGGATTGATCAACCACTGGTCAAACCAGTTACCCAATTTGGAAAACCAGTCAAAGAGATTCTGGAACAGTTTCGTGAATACGAATGGCGTGCCCGCTATCGTGCAAGACGTGAACTTCATGATCGACCTGCTTCCGAAGTGCTGCCTGTTGTTGCAGAATGGGTCAAAAATCTGCCAGAAAACGATCCCATTTATGATCGGCTGTTGTGCGAAGCACTTTGGGTGCAACAGGCACACCACAAGATTGATCGCAACCTGCTGGCGAAAGTGCTGAAAAGCAAAACGTACCAGGCACGTGCCGCAGCCATCCGGATTCTGAGTGATGAAAGTGGTTATGTTGAACAGCCACTCGACTTGTTGATTCCGATGGTAAAGGATGAACACCCACGTGTCCGAACAGAGGCCGTGCGTGCTCTCAGTTTCTTCCAGACACCGGAAGCAATGGCAGCCATTGTTGATGCCACGAAGATGCCGATGGATTATTGGACCCGCTACACAATTGAGCACGCGATTGGTGCCAATGAAGTGGCCTGGCGCCCGGATTATCTTGCGGGGCGTATTGCCAAAGGCACCGAAGCGGAAAAGATGATGTCCAGCCACCTGGCATCTTCCAAGCAGGGTGGGGCAGCAGCACCGTTTCTGAAAACGCTACTGGATGCAAATGAAACCTCCGTTGAAACAAAAAATAAAGCGATGACTGCACTTGCAGGATTAAAAGGGAACCCCAGCCGCGGCCGGGAAGTCTTCGTACGAAACTGTACCGCGTGCCACCGCGTGGGTAATGGTGAAGGGCAGGATTACGGCCCGAACCTTGAAAAAGTTGCTACCCGCATGGTGCGTTACAAGATTGTTGAATCGCTGATTGATCCGAACGCCGAGATTGACATGAAGTATCTTTCGACAAGATTGGAGCTTCTCGACGGTGCCACCATCACTGGTCTGGTGGTGAAGGAAGACAAACAGAAACTGGAAATCTTTGATGGCAAAGACAAAAAGGTTGTAGCAATTGCTGACATTGCCGAACGCAAAACCCTCAAGCAAAGTAGTATGCCTGAAGGTCAGCCAGCCACGATGGCACCAGTTGAGTTTCTGGATCTGGTGGAATACCTTTCCACATTGAAGTAA